One Spinacia oleracea cultivar Varoflay chromosome 4, BTI_SOV_V1, whole genome shotgun sequence DNA segment encodes these proteins:
- the LOC110803543 gene encoding uncharacterized protein: MRLGFQQNDADSSTGQSHSDSFRKSASVFGEDDTSPGHGLDGSYRISNTGLHHNDLDLYSTQSFDESFRKPKAGVCKGSSGFTSLNKLAPISKRAYKTLKDCARNLVDSDLFIQSLEDWILENSLTDSNHGEQYSFDSPFQIDELRQLDYALEGTFFQQLFRMPTSFYCSSDLKEEEYFALEDFLHTVAEGLWRTFWHKSSPSPFVVSCARHPRSRFYSLDKAISKGKVAELCGAALIARDGNDVNIHWDQVVQLSLFKPDIMLGNKLGISLNSLSEALFYGFHILVSRRLSKRCEFNDNSVFILVMDSKFGAVVKLTGDVRHLELNIDNPYQAVAEWMKTHSEVSVSTVDRIWNKLGNANWGDLGTLQLLLATFYSIVQFGGLPRKSIASLASDHSLRLQKRRIECHLFETETRKRSSQDYIAQGEREILELGHEVNPAIMQQASHLMLQEGDIIHVEDQQHGEKSFQIQEPLFDEKSFCYSAISLENPTQLLTLYVGAHPSRLEPSWEDMSLWYQVQRQTKVLNVMRQAGISSKYLPEIVTSGKMLHPGSCKKKNPNEKCDHPLCGTPVLVTFPIGDPVSCIVSQDGPFSCEEVIRCCKDCLAALRSAKMANVQHGDICPENVVRVSDAQGSSSSFFYVPVSWGRAVLEERDGPAMNLFFSSSHTLQHGKLCPSSDVESLVYLLYFLCGGNMQQQDSIESALQWRQRSWSKRHIQRHLGEVSAILKAFADYVDTLCGTPYPVDYDGWLKRLGKAVNESADKGKLVEEMSNNMRIEDVAGSSGISEGGS; the protein is encoded by the exons ATGAGATTAG GCTTTCAACAGAATGACGCTGACTCATCCACTGGGCAAAGTCACTCTGATAGTTTCAGAAAATCTGCATCTG TATTTGGAGAAGATGACACTTCACCTGGACATGGCCTGGATGGAAGTTACAGGATATCCAACACTG GATTGCATCATAATGATCTGGACTTGTACTCGACGCAAAGTTTCGATGAAAGTTTCAGAAAGCCAAAAGCTG GGGTCTGTAAGGGTTCTTCTGGCTTCACATCTCTTAACAAGTTAGCTCCTATCTCCAAAAGAGCCTACAAGACACTCAAAGACTGTGCAAGAAACCTAGTTGACTCAGATCTCTTTATTCAGAGCCTAgaagattggattttggaaaatTCTCTTACAGATTCTAACCACGGTGAACAGTATTCATTTGATTCGCCTTTCCAAATTGATGAACTACGCCAGCTTGACTATGCTTTGGAGGGAACCTTTTTTCAGCAACTTTTCCGTATGCCAACCTCCTTTTACTGCTCTAGTGATTTAAAAGAAGAGGAATATTTTGCTTTGGAAGACTTCCTTCACACTGTGGCTGAAGGATTATGGCGTACCTTTTGGCACAAGAGTTCTCCTTCACCATTTGTTGTGTCTTGTGCTCGTCATCCTCGATCAAGGTTCTATTCTCTAGATAAAGCAATATCGAAGGGGAAAGTTGCAGAGCTTTGTGGTGCAGCTTTGATAGCAAGAGACGGAAATGATGTAAATATCCACTGGGACCAAGTGGTTCAATTGTCGTTATTCAAACCTGATATAATGCTGGGAAATAAATTGGGGATCTCATTGAATTCTTTAAGTGAAGCCCTTTTCTATGGCTTTCATATACTTGTTTCAAGGAGGTTGAGCAAACGTTGTGAGTTTAACGATAATTCTGTATTTATTCTGGTTATGGATTCTAAATTTGGAGCAGTGGTGAAGTTAACTGGTGATGTTCGCCATCTTGAGCTGAATATAGACAATCCATATCAGGCAGTGGCTGAATGGATGAAGACTCATTCAGAGGTTAGTGTTTCTACAGTGGACAGAATATGGAACAAATTAGGAAATGCCAATTGGGGTGACTTGGGAACTCTGCAGCTTCTATTGGCAACTTTCTACTCCATTGTCCAATTTGGTGGCTTACCAAGAAAATCAATAGCTTCACTAGCGTCGGACCATAGCCTCCGGCTTCAAAAACGAAGAATTGAGTGTCATCTTTTTGAGACTGAAACTAGGAAGCGTTCCTCTCAAGACTATATCGCACAAGGAGAAAGAGAAATTTTGGAACTCGGGCATGAAGTTAATCCAGCTATCATGCAACAAGCATCACACTTGATGCTTCAAGAGGGTGACATAATACATGTTGAAGATCAGCAACATGGTGAAAAGAGTTTTCAAATCCAAGAGCCATTGTTTGATGAGAAATCCTTTTGCTATAGTGCTATATCACTAGAAAATCCCACGCAGCTGTTAACTTTATATGTGGGTGCTCATCCATCTAGACTAGAACCATCATGGGAAGATATGAGTTTATGGTACCAAGTACAAAGGCAAACCAAAGTTCTAAACGTCATGAGGCAAGCAGGAATTTCGAGCAAATATTTGCCCGAAATTGTCACCTCTGGAAAAATGTTGCATCCTGGTAGTTGTAAGAAGAAAAATCCAAATGAGAAATGTGATCATCCATTGTGTGGAACACCAGTTCTTGTGACATTTCCCATTGGTGATCCTGTTTCATGTATTGTCTCTCAAGATGGGCCATTTTCCTGCGAGGAGGTAATCCGTTGCTGCAAAGATTGTTTGGCAGCCTTGAGAAGCGCAAAGATGGCAAATGTTCAGCATGGAGACATTTGTCCGGAGAATGTGGTGCGTGTTAGTGATGCTCAGGGTTCAAGCAGTAGCTTCTTTTACGTCCCGGTGTCGTGGGGACGGGCTGTTTTGGAGGAAAGAGATGGACCTGCAATGAATTTGTTCTTCTCGTCATCCCACACTCTTCAGCACGGGAAGCTTTGCCCTTCATCTGATGTGGAGAGTCTAGTTTATTTACTCTACTTTTTGTGTGGGGGAAACATGCAGCAACAAGATTCAATTGAATCTGCTCTGCAATGGAGGCAGAGGAGCTGGTCTAAGAGACATATTCAAAGGCACCTTGGTGAAGTTTCTGCAATTCTGAAGGCGTTTGCTGATTATGTAGACACCCTTTGTGGGACTCCTTATCCAGTTGACTATGATGGATGGCTAAAAAGATTGGGTAAGGCTGTCAACGAGTCAGCTGACAAGGGAAAACTGGTTGAAGAAATGTCAAATAACATGAGAATTGAAGATGTTGCTGGTTCTTCAGGGATCTCTGAAGGCGGTTCATGA